From Streptomyces sp. CMB-StM0423, a single genomic window includes:
- a CDS encoding FAD-binding oxidoreductase, with product MTTATHARTGTGHSLSRFAARLDGRLLAPGDAGYDSARTVWNAMVDRRPRRIVQAASAADVQAAVRFARDHDLEIGVRCGGHNVAGFAVPDDGLMIDLTPMGGVRVDPVRRRARVQGGALLGALDRATQPYGLATTAGNVSHTGVGGLTLGGGMGWLARQYGLACDNVESYTVVTADGGIVTAGRTEHPELFWGLRGGGGNFGIVTGFEFRLHRTGTRTLVAEFDFPAEDAVPVLEGWRDLNAGAPREASFSASVADGPAGAGPVATVGFVWVGDPERGRALLPALRALGRPAATRITTPSYLELQTSMDSSGGHAYRRYSSAHYLRDFPTSAIERFLLRGAVDLRGAGSGAGLPGVGLQAHGGAIADVPDADAAFSHRGTMFEFGAGSRWTDEAEDDARMAAARAAGSALAPYANGVYVNSLTADDGHRGIRRAFPAAKLARLTALKGVWDPHNVFHLNQNIPPAAP from the coding sequence ATGACGACAGCGACACACGCCCGTACCGGCACAGGCCACTCCCTCTCCCGTTTCGCCGCCCGCCTCGACGGCCGGCTCCTCGCCCCCGGCGACGCCGGGTACGACTCCGCCCGTACCGTCTGGAACGCCATGGTCGACCGCCGCCCCCGGAGAATCGTCCAGGCCGCGAGCGCCGCCGACGTGCAGGCCGCGGTGCGCTTCGCCCGCGACCACGACCTGGAGATCGGCGTCCGCTGCGGCGGGCACAACGTGGCCGGCTTCGCCGTTCCGGACGACGGCCTGATGATCGACCTGACCCCCATGGGCGGCGTGCGCGTCGACCCGGTGCGGCGGCGGGCCCGTGTCCAGGGCGGCGCGCTGCTCGGCGCGCTGGACCGGGCCACGCAGCCGTACGGCCTCGCCACCACCGCGGGGAACGTCTCGCACACCGGCGTCGGCGGGCTCACGCTCGGCGGCGGCATGGGATGGCTGGCCAGGCAGTACGGGCTCGCGTGCGACAACGTCGAGTCGTACACCGTGGTCACCGCGGACGGCGGGATCGTGACGGCGGGCAGGACGGAGCACCCGGAGCTGTTCTGGGGGCTGCGCGGGGGCGGAGGCAACTTCGGCATCGTGACCGGGTTCGAGTTCCGGCTGCACCGGACGGGCACGCGGACGCTGGTCGCCGAGTTCGACTTCCCCGCGGAGGACGCCGTGCCGGTGCTGGAGGGCTGGCGGGACCTGAACGCCGGGGCGCCGCGCGAGGCGAGTTTCTCGGCCTCCGTCGCCGACGGTCCGGCGGGCGCCGGTCCGGTGGCCACCGTCGGGTTCGTGTGGGTCGGCGACCCGGAGCGGGGGCGGGCGCTGCTGCCGGCGCTGCGCGCGCTCGGCCGGCCGGCCGCGACGCGGATCACCACGCCGTCGTACCTGGAGCTGCAGACCAGCATGGACTCCAGCGGCGGCCACGCCTACCGCCGCTACTCCTCCGCCCACTACCTGCGCGACTTCCCCACCTCGGCGATCGAGCGGTTCCTGCTGCGCGGGGCGGTGGACCTGCGGGGCGCCGGCTCCGGTGCCGGCCTGCCCGGGGTCGGGCTGCAGGCGCACGGCGGGGCCATCGCCGACGTCCCCGACGCGGACGCGGCGTTCAGCCACCGCGGCACGATGTTCGAGTTCGGCGCCGGGTCGCGCTGGACGGACGAGGCCGAGGACGACGCCCGGATGGCCGCCGCCCGCGCCGCGGGCTCGGCGCTCGCGCCGTACGCGAACGGCGTCTACGTCAACTCCCTCACCGCCGACGACGGCCACCGCGGCATCCGCCGTGCCTTCCCGGCCGCCAAGCTGGCCCGGCTGACCGCACTGAAGGGGGTCTGGGACCCGCACAACGTCTTCCACCTCAACCAGAACATCCCGCCGGCCGCCCCGTGA
- the pdxR gene encoding MocR-like pyridoxine biosynthesis transcription factor PdxR: MPRIRTNSSTAEDLLIELDRDRTRAEPLHRQVAASIRESVRAGRLRHGASLPPTRTLAAGLGVSRGVVVEAYQQLVAEGYLTSRAGGYTQVALEQGGTAGGAAPAAPARAQGAAPAVDFGYGHTDVSTFPRAAWLRSVRTVFAATPNERFAYLDGRGVPELHQALADYLNRVRGTSARPRHTVICSGFGQGVSLLVQVLAARGARRLAVEDPSPDDDARPLAAASGLDVVGIPVGPDGIRVEELEKADADAVVLTPSHQWPTGGVLSAAARARVIRWAQRRGALVIEDDYDAEYRYDRAPVGAIQGLAPDHVVYCGTASKTLVPGLRLGWMLVPPHLVDDVARAKLLADRGSSVIDQLTFADFLARGEFDRHLRRMRPVYRRRRDALLAALGARLPELTPTGVAAGQHVVAWLPPDLNEAAVVAAAARRGVALRGVARYRLDPAGPGGLIFGYATLSERAIAGGIAGLAQAVADVRGSQGAAP, from the coding sequence ATGCCCCGAATACGGACCAATTCCAGCACCGCCGAGGACCTGCTCATCGAGCTGGACCGGGACCGCACCCGCGCCGAGCCGCTGCACCGGCAGGTCGCGGCGTCGATCCGGGAGAGCGTGCGGGCCGGCCGGCTGCGGCACGGCGCGTCGCTGCCGCCCACCCGCACGCTGGCCGCCGGCCTCGGGGTGTCGCGCGGGGTGGTGGTCGAGGCGTACCAGCAGCTCGTCGCCGAGGGCTATCTGACCAGCCGGGCCGGCGGCTACACCCAGGTCGCGCTGGAGCAGGGCGGGACCGCGGGCGGCGCCGCACCCGCTGCCCCCGCGCGGGCCCAAGGCGCGGCGCCGGCCGTCGACTTCGGGTACGGGCACACCGACGTCTCCACGTTCCCCCGCGCCGCGTGGCTGCGCTCGGTGCGTACCGTCTTCGCCGCCACGCCCAACGAGCGGTTCGCCTATCTCGACGGCCGCGGCGTCCCCGAGCTGCACCAGGCGCTGGCCGACTACCTCAACCGCGTCCGCGGCACCTCGGCCCGGCCCCGGCACACCGTGATCTGCAGCGGGTTCGGCCAGGGCGTCTCGCTGCTCGTCCAGGTCCTCGCCGCCCGGGGCGCCCGCCGGCTGGCCGTCGAGGATCCGTCGCCGGACGACGACGCGCGCCCGCTCGCTGCCGCGTCCGGGCTGGACGTCGTGGGCATCCCGGTCGGTCCCGACGGCATCCGCGTCGAGGAGCTGGAGAAGGCCGATGCCGACGCCGTGGTGCTGACGCCCTCGCACCAGTGGCCCACCGGCGGGGTGCTGTCGGCGGCGGCCCGCGCGCGGGTGATCCGCTGGGCGCAGCGGCGCGGGGCGCTGGTGATCGAGGACGACTACGACGCCGAGTACCGCTACGACCGCGCGCCGGTCGGCGCCATCCAGGGCCTCGCGCCCGACCACGTCGTCTACTGCGGTACGGCCAGCAAGACCCTCGTACCCGGGCTGCGCCTCGGCTGGATGCTGGTGCCGCCGCACCTCGTGGACGACGTGGCACGGGCCAAGCTGCTCGCCGACCGCGGCTCGTCGGTCATCGACCAGTTGACGTTCGCCGACTTCCTCGCCCGCGGCGAGTTCGACCGCCATCTGCGCCGCATGCGGCCCGTCTACCGCCGCCGCCGCGACGCCCTGCTGGCGGCGCTCGGCGCCCGTCTGCCGGAGCTGACCCCCACCGGCGTCGCGGCAGGGCAGCACGTGGTGGCGTGGCTGCCGCCGGACCTCAACGAGGCGGCGGTCGTCGCCGCGGCCGCCCGCCGCGGCGTCGCGCTGCGCGGCGTCGCCCGCTACCGCCTCGACCCGGCCGGCCCCGGCGGCCTGATCTTCGGCTACGCGACGCTCTCCGAGCGCGCCATCGCGGGCGGCATCGCCGGCCTGGCCCAGGCGGTCGCGGACGTCCGCGGCTCGCAGGGCGCCGCCCCATAG
- a CDS encoding ester cyclase, translating into MGTSASHRSGQAAVELLRDAFAALNRKDLDAGTEMLTEDFVINIAGMPFQMHGRDAWRRNVSVMHAAFPDFQVRIEDIFGSDDRVAVLLTMQGTHEGEFRGIPATGRRVEYTSAELYRVAAGRIAEEWIYSDTETLMRQLDGADASRAPDA; encoded by the coding sequence ATGGGTACGTCTGCGAGTCACCGGTCCGGCCAGGCCGCCGTCGAGCTGCTGCGCGACGCGTTCGCCGCCCTCAACCGGAAGGACCTCGATGCGGGCACCGAGATGCTCACCGAGGACTTCGTGATCAACATCGCGGGGATGCCGTTCCAGATGCACGGCCGTGACGCCTGGCGGCGGAACGTGTCGGTGATGCACGCGGCCTTCCCCGACTTCCAGGTCCGGATCGAGGACATCTTCGGCTCGGACGACCGCGTCGCGGTCCTGCTCACGATGCAGGGCACGCACGAGGGCGAGTTCCGGGGCATCCCGGCCACCGGCCGGCGGGTGGAGTACACGAGTGCGGAGTTGTACCGCGTCGCGGCCGGCAGGATCGCCGAGGAGTGGATCTACTCGGACACGGAGACGCTGATGCGGCAGCTCGACGGGGCCGACGCGTCCCGCGCCCCGGACGCGTAG
- a CDS encoding imine reductase family protein, translating to MRRIAEYQPGPFQALTADPAADRGSGYVRPEEAVQVARRDVRFSEKWLDMIKSLLPVYAREIDSGDYSDAASSVGLFVAGAAHDEELTKETNVDTTWLAPLHDLVERAAAAGHAEHSISALTEVLRGRARKA from the coding sequence TTGCGCCGGATCGCCGAGTATCAGCCGGGCCCGTTCCAGGCGCTGACGGCGGATCCGGCCGCCGACCGCGGCTCCGGGTACGTGCGTCCGGAAGAGGCGGTGCAGGTAGCTCGGCGAGATGTGCGGTTCAGCGAGAAGTGGCTGGACATGATTAAGTCCCTGCTGCCTGTCTACGCCCGGGAAATCGACAGCGGTGACTACAGCGATGCCGCCTCCTCGGTCGGCCTCTTCGTCGCGGGCGCGGCCCACGACGAGGAACTGACCAAGGAGACGAACGTCGACACCACCTGGCTCGCCCCGCTGCACGACCTGGTGGAGAGGGCGGCCGCGGCCGGCCACGCCGAGCACAGCATCTCGGCCCTGACCGAAGTGCTCAGGGGCCGGGCGCGGAAGGCGTAG
- a CDS encoding SelB domain-containing protein — translation MTAAPGLVIATAGHVDHGKSTLVRALTGTDPDRLAEERRRGRTLDLGFAWTTAPGGRALAFVDVPGHHRYLATTFAGIATAPAVLLVVSADEGWRPQTAEHLAALDAFGVRTGLLAVTRADLADPAPALAEAVERTAGTGLAGAPAVAVSARTGEGLDRLRRELGALAAARPPPDPAAPVRLWLDRAFTMAGAGTVVTGTLAAGTLAGGDTLHLAPAGRTVQVRGLHSLGHAVPRVTGPARVAVNLRRIAADQVRRGNALLTPGRWWTTDLVDIRYEPRCGTDDGGAPPRLPAEPLVHCGTTATSARLRLLGPAAARLALRTPLPLHVGDRLLLRDPGSRLLLGATVLDPEPPPLTGRGAAATRARLLAGIAEPTDPAGRLAAVGLGERGRLAMQGYAVAADGERWLLDRGHAERLAAALAAAVKEHAEAHPADPGLPVARARRLLALPPDTAWDALAAVSGAALILRDGRLYRADEADRLPAAVAAGLQGLLAELRSAPFQAPTRRRLNELGLDAEALSLLVRRGALERVGAVYLPAGSVGRAARELAGLPQPFTVGEAARALAVSRRVAIPLLETLDETGHTHRHPDGRRVLTDDG, via the coding sequence GTGACCGCGGCCCCCGGCCTGGTGATCGCGACGGCCGGCCACGTCGACCACGGCAAGTCGACGCTGGTACGCGCCCTCACCGGCACCGACCCCGACCGGCTCGCCGAGGAGCGGCGGCGCGGCCGCACCCTCGACCTCGGCTTCGCCTGGACCACCGCGCCCGGCGGGCGCGCCCTCGCCTTCGTCGACGTGCCCGGCCACCACCGCTATCTGGCCACCACCTTCGCCGGGATCGCCACCGCGCCCGCCGTGCTGCTCGTGGTCTCCGCCGACGAGGGCTGGCGCCCGCAGACCGCGGAACACCTCGCCGCGCTCGACGCGTTCGGCGTACGCACCGGGCTGCTGGCCGTCACCCGCGCCGACCTCGCCGACCCCGCGCCGGCCCTCGCCGAAGCGGTGGAACGGACCGCCGGCACCGGCCTCGCCGGCGCGCCCGCCGTCGCCGTCAGCGCCCGCACCGGCGAGGGGCTCGACCGGCTTCGCCGCGAACTCGGCGCGCTGGCCGCCGCCCGGCCGCCGCCCGATCCGGCGGCCCCCGTACGCCTGTGGCTCGACCGGGCGTTCACCATGGCGGGCGCCGGCACGGTCGTCACCGGCACCCTGGCCGCCGGCACCCTCGCCGGGGGCGACACCCTGCACCTCGCCCCCGCCGGCCGCACCGTGCAGGTACGCGGCCTGCACAGCCTCGGCCACGCCGTTCCCCGGGTGACCGGCCCCGCCCGCGTCGCCGTCAACCTCCGCCGCATCGCCGCCGACCAGGTCCGCAGGGGCAACGCGCTGCTCACCCCCGGGCGTTGGTGGACCACGGACCTCGTGGACATCCGCTACGAACCGAGGTGCGGGACGGACGACGGCGGTGCGCCTCCCCGGCTGCCCGCCGAACCCCTGGTCCACTGCGGCACCACCGCGACCAGCGCGCGGCTGCGGCTGCTCGGCCCGGCCGCCGCCCGCCTCGCGCTCCGCACCCCGCTGCCGCTCCACGTCGGCGACCGGCTGCTGCTACGCGACCCGGGCTCCCGGCTGCTGCTCGGCGCCACGGTGCTGGACCCGGAGCCGCCCCCGCTGACCGGCCGGGGAGCCGCCGCCACCCGCGCGCGCCTGCTGGCCGGCATCGCCGAGCCGACCGACCCCGCGGGCCGGCTGGCCGCCGTCGGCCTGGGCGAACGCGGCCGGCTCGCCATGCAGGGCTACGCCGTGGCCGCAGACGGCGAACGCTGGCTGCTCGACCGAGGGCACGCGGAACGGCTGGCTGCCGCCCTGGCCGCGGCGGTGAAGGAACACGCCGAGGCCCACCCCGCCGACCCCGGACTGCCGGTCGCCCGGGCCCGTCGGCTCCTCGCGCTGCCGCCGGACACCGCCTGGGACGCCCTGGCCGCCGTGTCCGGTGCCGCACTGATCCTGCGCGACGGCAGGCTGTACCGCGCGGACGAGGCGGACCGGCTGCCCGCGGCGGTCGCCGCCGGGTTGCAGGGGCTGCTCGCCGAGCTGCGGTCCGCCCCGTTCCAGGCCCCCACCCGGCGGCGTCTGAACGAACTGGGCCTCGACGCCGAAGCGTTGAGCCTGCTCGTACGCCGCGGCGCGCTGGAGCGCGTGGGCGCGGTCTACCTCCCCGCCGGGTCCGTGGGCCGTGCGGCCCGCGAACTCGCGGGGCTGCCCCAGCCGTTCACGGTCGGCGAGGCCGCCCGCGCCCTCGCCGTCAGCCGCCGCGTCGCGATCCCCCTCCTGGAGACCCTCGACGAGACCGGCCACACCCACCGCCACCCGGACGGCCGCCGCGTCCTCACGGACGACGGCTGA